Below is a genomic region from Candidatus Neomarinimicrobiota bacterium.
ATATATGCCGACTCCGATTCATCTCGCGCACGCACTCACAAAGAGACTTGCCAAGATAAGGAAAACCGGAGAAGTTGATTACCTCAGACCTGACGGTAAATCACAGGTAACGGTAAAGTATGTTGATAACAAACCGGTGTCGATTTCGAACGTTGTGATTTCCACGCAGCACTCGGAATCGGTAAATAATGACACTTTGAGGGAAGACATTATCGAGCTGGTTATAAAGCCGACTATTCCGGAAAATTTCATGGTCAATAATGTGGTTTTCCATATTAACCCAACTGGACGGTTTGTCGAGGGAGGACCTAAAGCCGATGCGGGATTGACCGGCAGGAAGATAATAGCGGATACATACGGCGGATTTGCTGCTCATGGGGGAGGCGCTTTTTCAGGAAAAGACCCCACCAAGGTGGACCGTTCAGCGGCATATATGGCTCGATATGTAACAAAGAACTTAGTTGCGGCGGGTCTGGCGAAAAGATGTCAATTGCAGCTGGCTTATGCCATCGGAGTCGCCGAGCCCGTATCCATACACGTGGAAACTTTTGGAACAGGAACAGTTTCTAATGACGAATTCGTAACTATAATCAATGATAATTTTGACTTGACGCCAAAAGGAATGATGGAAGCACTCAAATTAAGAGCTCCACGTTATAAGAAAACTGCGACTTACGGGCATTTTGGTCGTGATGAAGCGGAATTCACATGGGAGCGATTGGACAAAGTTGAAGATCTTAAAAAATAAAATAAAAATCAGAAAACATATTTTTGTCGGGAGGAATTGATGGGTCACCATATAAAAGATGAATCATTAGCAGATGCGGGAAAAGCGAGGATGGACTGGGCAAACAGAGATATGCCCGTTCTTGCCTTTATTAAAGAGCGGTTTGAAAAAGAAAAACCGCTTGAAGGGGTTAAGATGTCGGCATGCCTGCACGTAACTGCTGAAACGGCAAATTTGGTTAGAACATTGAAGGCAGGAGGCGCTGATATTCTTCTCTGCGCTTCAAATCCGCTAAGTACTCAGGATGATATCACAGCCGCCTTGGTAGTTCATGAAGACATTGAGGTATATGCCATTCATGGCGAAGACGATGAAACGTATTATGCCCATATAAAAGCGGCGTTGGAGCATAAACCCAATATCACAATGGATGACGGAGCGGACTTAGTTACGGTTCTTCACAAAGATTATGAAAGTCAGATATCAGAGATCAAATGTTCGATGGAAGAGACAACAACAGGCGTTAACAGGCTCAAAGCAATGGAAGCAGACGGAGTTCTCAAGCTCCCCGTAGTAGCGGTGAACGACGCGAAGATGAAACATCTCTTTGACAACAGATACGGCACAGGTCAATCAACGGTAGACGGAATTATCAGAGCCACAGATATGCTTATCGCCGGAAAGACCGTTGTTGTAGGCGGATATGGTTGGTGCGGTCGGGGATTCGCCAACAGAATTCGCGGAATGGGGGCGAACGTTATCGTGACGGAAATCGATGCTACCCGCGCTTTGGAAGCTTTGATGGACGGGTTCCGCGTTATGACTATGGACGCGGCAGCCGTTGAAGGCGATTTGTTCTGTACTCTTACCGGTGATATTCATGTCTTAAGAAAAGAACACTTCGAGAAAATGAAAAGTGGAGCGGTTGTCGCCAATTCAGGACATTTCAACGTGGAGATTGATTTGGACGCTCTTAGAGAACTTTCCTCAAAGGTTGTGGAAGACATTAAGGATAACGTTGACGAATATATTATGTCTGACGGCAGGATAATCTATGTTCTCGGAAAGGGCCGCCTTATAAATCTTGCAGCCGCTGAAGGACATCCGGCAAGCGTAATGGATATGAGTTTTGCGGTGCAGGCTCTCTCTTCCGAGTACAGCTTGAAGAACGATCTCGATGTGGGAGTTCATGCAGTTCCGGCATATATTGACGAACTTGTGGCTAAGCTCAAACTTGAAAGTATGGGCGCAACTATTGACACTCTTACCTCTGAACAAGAGAAATATTTATCGTCATGGGATCAGGGAACTTGATCCGGAACAGCTAATTAATACCGGCAGCATTTGCCGTGTTAATTAACTGCTTGCTATGAAAATCAGAGCGGTCATTAAACGTTTAATCCTTTTATCGTTTATTCCGCTTCTCTCTACAACATGTTTCCTGGAAGCCCCCCAGTCACCCTCCTGGGAGCTTGACCTTGTGATACCCCTTATTGATGAAGTCTACCCTCTCGGTGATTTGCGCGGTCCGATACAGGAGGACAGTTCCGATGGCTTTATTGACGTAGACTCGAATAATATATTGAGGCTCAATGTCCAGGATACCATCGGTACCATTAAAATAAGCAAAGAGCTTTTAACGGTAGCCGGTATTGCTTCCGTGACTATTAGTGAGACGGTCGGCCCTATCGAACTCGACAATATCGGAACCGACCAAACTTTCGAATCTGCGGCGCTTTCATCTGTCTCTGCGGCGGTTGCCGCCGCTCCTAACGGAACAACTGTTCCCGTTCCGCCATTCGATTTGGATCCTATCGAAAATGAAATCGCTATAGCGGACGTGGAAGAAGCCGATATGTCACAGGGAATTATACGAATATCTGTCGCTAACGGTTTCATTGACGCGCCCGCTTCAGGGATACCGATAACAAATCTGGTAATAGTGTTAACAGGAGCGGATAACGCTATATTG
It encodes:
- a CDS encoding adenosylhomocysteinase codes for the protein MGHHIKDESLADAGKARMDWANRDMPVLAFIKERFEKEKPLEGVKMSACLHVTAETANLVRTLKAGGADILLCASNPLSTQDDITAALVVHEDIEVYAIHGEDDETYYAHIKAALEHKPNITMDDGADLVTVLHKDYESQISEIKCSMEETTTGVNRLKAMEADGVLKLPVVAVNDAKMKHLFDNRYGTGQSTVDGIIRATDMLIAGKTVVVGGYGWCGRGFANRIRGMGANVIVTEIDATRALEALMDGFRVMTMDAAAVEGDLFCTLTGDIHVLRKEHFEKMKSGAVVANSGHFNVEIDLDALRELSSKVVEDIKDNVDEYIMSDGRIIYVLGKGRLINLAAAEGHPASVMDMSFAVQALSSEYSLKNDLDVGVHAVPAYIDELVAKLKLESMGATIDTLTSEQEKYLSSWDQGT
- a CDS encoding methionine adenosyltransferase, which encodes MTEFLFTSESVTEGHPDKIADQISDSVLDAIYENDNMGRVACETMVTTGMVLVAGEITTETYVDIPTIVRKCIKDIGYTDASMGFDFETCAVLTSIDQQSPDIAMGVDADGAGDQGMMFGYATDENDAYMPTPIHLAHALTKRLAKIRKTGEVDYLRPDGKSQVTVKYVDNKPVSISNVVISTQHSESVNNDTLREDIIELVIKPTIPENFMVNNVVFHINPTGRFVEGGPKADAGLTGRKIIADTYGGFAAHGGGAFSGKDPTKVDRSAAYMARYVTKNLVAAGLAKRCQLQLAYAIGVAEPVSIHVETFGTGTVSNDEFVTIINDNFDLTPKGMMEALKLRAPRYKKTATYGHFGRDEAEFTWERLDKVEDLKK